TCGGGGCTCCGCGCCATGGAGCTCCACGTCAATCGCGAGCACAATGCGCTCGCCATGGGGTGCCTCCAGCGGTGCCCGGGCCCTGGCGGCGAGGCTCAGCTGAGCCTCCACCTGCAGTCGTCGCGTGCGCTGGAGATGCTGCCGAGCGTGTATCCGTCTTCCGGAAGTTCGACGTCGTCGGGCGCATGAGCGTCGGGCCGCTGCGGACGGCGGCCCACCCGGATGCGCCCCTTCCGCCCCTGGCGGCGACGATCATCCACATCGTGCGCAGGATCGCCTATCTCCGCCCGATCGCGCGATCCTCGTCTTCGGCGGCGCACTCTCTGCCGGCGTGCCGTGCCCGGAAGCCTGACACGCCGAGGTCAAGGGCTCGTCCGGCTCTGCCGAGCGAAGGCCGGGCGCATCCGATCGCGCGCGCGACGCTTCGTGTGAGCTCCCTTTCGTCACCGACGAGGGCTCCTGCACGGCGGGACGGGCCTGTCATGGCGGTCCTTGCCGGTCGGCTTCCCATGTCGAGAGTCCGGTCCGCCGGACCTCCCCGCGGGTTTGTCGCGGTCTTAAGCCGGCGGCCGGGCGCTTCAAGGCCGCTTCGCGCCGCGTTGCGGCCGGAGCCGCCACTCTCGCAGGGCGTGCCCGCGTCCCGCGCGAGGGCCTGAAGGCCCTGCTTGGCCGCACGCCCGCCCCGCTCGATCCGGCGTCCCCGGACCCTGAAGCGCCCGCCTTTCCGCCGGCTTGTTTCGACCGCACCCGCAGGGAGGACCGGCTGGAGCCGGTCCGAGCCTCGGGAGAAGCCGAACGAAAGGAAATCGCCATGACCAAGTCCGCTGCCGCTCCGCGCCAGGCCGCCAAGGTCGTCCAGCTCCGCAAGGGCACCACCCTCGAAATGGTCAAGCTATGCTGCGCCGACGCTGCCACCGCCACGCTCATCTCCGAGCGCTTCGGCCTCGCCGTGGTCGACGGTGACGGCATCCGCGAGCTTCATCACCGCCTGATTGTTGAGACCGCCGACAGCCTCGACGAGGGCCTGGGCGAGCGCGCGATGCAGATCCATCTCCAGCGCATCGTCGGCGCCTATGTCGGCTCCGCCCATGGGGCCGGGCAGTTCTACAGCCGCGCGGTGACGGAGGCCCGCGACGCCACGGCCAAGGCCGCCAACGATACCCGCGACGAGGACCTCGACGGCCCGGTCGGCTTCGACAGCGCCGCGCAGCGCAAGCGCGAGTTCGCCGCCGACATGGCCCTGCAGTCCTACGCCCTGCGCATGGCGGCCGAGGGCGCTGTCACTGCCTACGAGCACGTCGTCGGCGAGCGCTGGAAGCCCTTCGAGCGTCCGGTCGAGAACCCGGGCCAAAGTGTCGACCGCAAGGCGGCCGAACTGCAGATGGCCGCCTTCGGCTGAGCCGCCCCCGGGGCGAGGCTTCGGCCTCGCCCCTCTTCTCTCACCACCACAAGGCCGGCCCATCAGGGTCGGCCCTTTCTCTTGTCGCTAGCGCGTTCTGCCGGCGCGTGGGGCTCCTCCTGCCGGGCCGCCGAGGACGTTTTTTTCGACGGCGCTGCGCAGGTTCGTCAGCGCGGCGACGACATTGGTGTCGAGCAGTGGGCCCCTTGTTGGCCGGACATCACGCCTGCGACCTCTCTCGTCTGTGCGAACGCCCAGACCGTGGCGATAGGAGAGCGGACGGGAATGGCGCGCTGGCGCGGCCCGTCCCGGACGGCGGTCCTGCCGGGTCCGGCGGTCCGCGCAACGGCTGCGCCGTCCTCCACTGCGTTCCGGCCCTGACCACCCCGTCGCGCAAGCGCGCCGGGGACCCCGGTCGGGTGCGCGGACCTCATGACCGTCCCCGCCTGACGGACCTCCGTGACGGGGCCGCGATCGGCGCGGCCTCCATGAAGGAGGCTCGGGACAATGAAAAGGAAGGAAAGCAGGCCGCGCACCGACATCTATGCGCAGATCACGGAAAAGCTCGTCGCCGCGCTCGAGAAGGGGGTGCGTCCCTGGGTGCAGCCCTGGAGCGCAGGCAATGTGAAGGGCCGCGTGACGCGGCCGCTGCGCCACAATGGCGAACCCTATACCGGCATGAATGTTCTGCTGCTCTGGTCGGAGAGCATGGCGCGCGGCTTCGCCTCGCCGGTGTGGATGACCTTCAGACAGGCGTCCGAGCTCGGCGCACATGTCCGCAAGGGCGAAAGCGGCGCGACCGTCGTCTATGCCAGCCGGTTCAAGCGCACTGAGACCGACGCGCGCGGCGACGAGGTCGAACGGGAGATTCCCTTCCTCAAAGCCTACACCGTGTTCAATTGCGACCAGATCGAGGGCTTGCCGCAGCACTACTATGCCCGGCCCATCGAACCGGTCCCCGACCCGGTCGAGCGGATCGGCCATGCCGACCGCTTCTTCGGCAATACCGGGGCAGTGATCCGCCATGGCGGGGCGAAGGCCTTCTTCGCCCCGTCCACCGACCATGTGCAGATGCCGCCGTTCGAGAGCTTCCGCGACGCGGCGAGTTACTATGCCGTTCTCGGACATGAATGCGTCCACTGGGCCGGCGCGTCACATCGGCTCAACCGGGACCTCAGCCGCTACCACCAGGATCGCAGCGAGCGGGCGCGCGAAGAGCTCATCGCCGATATCGGCGCGAGCTTCCTCTGCGCCGATCTCGGCCTGGTGCCGGAGCTCGAGCCGCGGGCGGACCACGCGAGCTACGTCGCCTCCTGGCTCAAGGTGCTGCAGGACGACCGTCGGGCGATCTTCGCCGCGGCCGCCCATGCGCAGCGGGCGGTCGCCTATCTCCACGGCCTTCAGCCAAGGGCCGAGAGCGAGCGGAAGGCGGCCTGATGCTTCACGCTCCGCCTTCGAGCGGGGAGGGCGCCGACGCCGAGCCCTCCCCGGCGATCCGCCTGCGCGTGCTCAGCCTCGGCGCCGGCGTGCAGTCCACCACCCTCGCGCTGCTCGCCGCCCATGGCGAGATCGGCCCCATGCCCGACTGTGCGATCTTCGCTGATACGCGCTGGGAGCCCAAGCCGGTCTACGAGCACCTGGCCTGGCTCATGTCGCCCAACGTCCTGCCATTCCCGGTCCATATCGTGTGTGCCGGTGATATCCGGGCGAATCTCATCGCGGCGGCGGAAGGCCGCCGCTGGGCATCGATCCCCGCGTTCACGCGCCGTGTGGACCGGCAGGGGCGCGTCTCGGTCGGCATGATCCGGCGCCAATGCACCGGCGACTACAAGATCGATCCAATCCGTCGGAAGGTGCGCGCGCTCGCCGGCTTGACGCGCCGGCGGTCGCCGGCCGTCCCGGTCGTCGAGCAATGGATCGGCATCTCGACCGACGAGATAATCCGCATGAAGCCGAGCTTCGAGAGCTGGCGCCTCAATCGCTGGCCGCTCGTCGAACGGCGCATGTCGCGCCGCGACTGCCTGTCCTGGCTGGAGCGGCACGGCTATCCGCGACCCCCGAAAAGCGCGTGCATCGGTTGCCCGTACCATAGCGATGCGGCGTGGCGGCGCCTGCGCGACGGCGATCCGGCCGGCTGGGCCGATGCGGTCGCGGTTGACCGGGCGATCCGCTCCGGCCTGCGCGGAATCCGTGGTCAGGTCTTTCTCCATCGTTCGGCGAGGCCGCTGGAAGACGCCGATCTCACCACGGCCGCCGATCACGGCCAGCTCGATCTCTGGCCCAACGAGTGCGAGGGCATGTGCGGCCTGTAACTGTGGGCTGGCACCGCGACTCTGCCCCCGGTTCGGATACGATCGAGGGTCGGCACCGGTGCAAGGGAGCCCGGCCGCAGCGTTGTGCCAAGCCGTCTTCCTCTCAATGACGACCCATCATACCGGCAGTCGGGCCGCGTCAAGGACGCGCGGTGCCCCCAATTTTGCCGCCGCTGCGCGACAACAAAATCGGCACCCCCGCGCGCCGGCGCTGCCGGTCGCTGCGCGATCCTTGACCCGGCCCTCCAACGCCCGGTGCGCCGCCTCCCGTCATCGAGACGAAGGAGGTTCACATGACGAAGGTTCTCGACATCTACGCCGAAATCGCCGAGCTGCGCGCCGAGCTCGCGCACTGCATCCTCACCCGCCAGGAGCGCAGGGAGTCGCAGCAGCGCCTCGAAGAGCTGCTCGCGGAGGCCGAGCGCCGCAGCCGCGAGGCGGAGGGGGCGTGAGCCCCCTCACATGGGGTGGCCTTGGTCAAGTGTTCTTCATGCGGTCATGATGGCACTCCTCATCGTGATCAGGGCCGAGCCGTTTTCTGCATGCAGCCGGACAGCCGCATCACCTCACATCCGGTCGGCGCGCAGGCGCCTGTACCATGATCCCTCATGCTTGAGGGCGTCGGCTCGGAAGAGTGGGACCATCCTTTTTGGCGGCATGTTCCAGCCAGGGGGCTTAACAGCGGTCACCACTCACCCGGATCCAGCTCGCCAGTTGTCGATCCGGCGCGCAGGATGAGAAAGGCTAAAGAGGCTATGCCTTGAGTACGGCGCCCTCGGGCATGGTGCCTTGGGTCACGTAGCGCCAAAGCGCCACGAGGAGCTTGCGGGCCAGCGCCACGATGGCAATGCGTCGAACCCGGCCGCGCCCTGGGCCTACCCGCTGGACGAACCAGCGGCTGAGCGCCGACCCGGGCTGATGGCGGACCCAGAACCAAGCCAGCTCGACCATGGTATGACGCAGGCGAGGGTTGCCCGCCTTGGTAATACCCTGCTCTCGGTCGATGCCGCCGCTCTGCCACGGGCTTGGGGCCAATCCTGCATAAGCCGCGATCTGACGGCGGTTGTCGAAGCGCCGGAACAGAGCTTCCAGCCACAACAGCGAGGCGAACTCAGGTCCGATTCCCCGTAGGCGGACGAGCAGGGCCGGCGCCATCTCTCCGGCTTGTGCGAGAAGCGTATCGCGCTCGCGTTCGACCGCGGCCAGTTGAGACAGTACGAGCTCCAAACGGTCGATCTCGCGGCTGATCTCTCTGCCGAGATGGTCCGGCAAGGGGCGGCCATCTCCAGTCTGGAGGGCGGCAAGGCGCGTGCGCCGGTCCGCGCGGAGCGGGTCGTAATCGCCCACTCCCTGGCCGAACAGGAGACCTTTGATGCGGTTCGTATGTGCGATGCGCTCCTTGATCAGCCGACCGCGCTCGCGCGACAGCCGTCGCCGGTCCTCCGCGTCCGGGCTGGGCGCTTCGACCATCGAGCAGACCTGGTGCTCGCCTCGTGACCAGGCCATGAGCGTGCGCACGAGAAGGTCGCCGTCGACCGCGTCGGTCTTCGCCCGTCGGTGACGACGATTCACCGCAATCGAGGCCGGGTCCACGACGTAGCTGGCGATCCCCTCGCGCAGCAGCAGACGGTGGAGCCAAAAGCCATCCAGCCCCGCTTCCTGAACAACAGCGACCGACACCGGCGCACCAAGCCGGCGCTCGGCGCGGCCTGGCAACGGGCCACCGACGAGGGTCGCGACTACCTCTCGGTCAAGCTGGACGATCCGTCCTTCCGGGAGCCCCTCTACGCCACCCTGGTCGAGGTGGAGGGCGAGGAAGGCCTGCAGCTGATCTGGTCCCGGCCGCGGCGGGATTGATCGCAGCGACGCGAGGGCTCCGCCGCAAGGCGGGGCCTTCGCCCTTTCCGGCACGCGAGGAGACCCTGATGACGCGATCCCGTTCATCACAGCGCCGACAGCCGCATCCCGACGACATCGTTCTCTGGCCCGACGGCACCTGGGCCACGCTCGAGGAGGTGCGCAACGGCGACTACGACTGGATGTCGGACGACTTTGAGATCATCGACCACATGGACGGCGCCCGGCTGAAGGCGGCCGGTGTCATTGACGAGACCATGTGACGCCACTTGGCCGGCAGCGCTTCGCTTGCCGGCCATTCCTATGGGGCCGGTTCAATCCGCGTCACGATAACCCCGCCGCCGCTTGCTGCGCTCGAGGCGGCTCAGGGCGTCGCCGGCCTCGTCGGGCCCGTCGAAAGTCTGCATCATGGCCTGGCCGTTCGACCCGATCCGGCCCCAGTTGCGGACGACCGAGGCGCCGCCGAACAGCGTCGGCTGGATCGCCAGCATGTAGAAGCGCCGCATGTTCTGCGTCGGGTCGATGCGGCGAAGATGGACGGGTCGGCTGCCCTTCTGGGTCATGCCGGGAGTCTCGCCGGCGCCGCAGGCGGCGTCCAACGCGTTTTTCGAATCGGTCCGGCGCGACCGATTCATTGTGCTGATGCCTCAGTCGCACCAGCTGCGCCGGTTGCCGTCCCATCGCCGGACAAGCCGTTCGGCGACCATGCGCTCGCCGATCGAGCGTCCCGCGCGCATGACCATGCGCAGCTTGCGGCCGAACGGGTCTTCGTCCCGCACGCCCGCGCGCAGCGCAAACGGCCCGGCATTGAGCAGCGCCCGCAGCCTGTGCTTCGCAGCCTCGCCGACCTCCCTCTCATATTCGCAGCGCGGCGGCGTGAGTTCCGGAGCGTCGATGTCGGCGATCCGGATCTTCTGCCGCCCGAGCCAGAACGTGTCGCCGTCGACCACGCAGTTGAATCGGCGAGCACTTCCACAGAACGTAAATGAAGCCGTCACGGTGTCGCCGACAGGCCCGGAAACCGGACGCGGCCTTGGCTCGGCATCGCCCCGGGATGCCCAATGGAGCACGGCGAGGACCAGCGTGGCGACGACGGCGCCTTTCGCGACGAGGCCCGTCATTGTCCAGGATCGCTGCTCGAGCCGGCCGGTCGGTTCCCTCGCCGGCGCTGTCCGTCCGACCCGAACTCTATGTCCAAGGTGGCGGGTCTTTCCTCGATCGAATGCGGAGCGGGTCGAAGGGCCCGGGTGGCGTCAAGCGCCATGATCCGCACAGGGTGGGAGATCTGGGCGAGCCGCCTGCGGCGGTCTGGCTCTACTCGCGCCGCTACGCGCCGCTCCCGGAGCCCGCTGCGCGGTCTCCGCCATGCGGTGACGATCCATCTCGCGCGACGGGACGCCCGGATCGACCGGGCGTCCCGTCGCGAGGGCGACCCTCGCGCACCCTGCCGGCTGGTCGCCGGATACGGACGCGGCCCCTGGTCGGGGCCGAGGGCTCTTCTTCTCTCTGACGGCCCATTGTGCACCCGCTGCTCCGGCGTCAAGGACATCGCGGTTCCCCCAATTTTCCGCCGCCGCCCGCCGGGCGCCGCCGGAAAATCGGCACCTCCGCTCGCCGCCGCAGGCGGTCGCTTCGCGATCCCTGACCCCTCGCGGCTACGGTGCGGCCTCCTTTCGTCAGACCGAAAGGAGAAATCTCATGACACATCAAACCGTGACGTCCATCGATGGCGGCAGCGCCGAATATTGGAAGCAGCGGACCGAGGCCTTCCGCCTGATCCGTGACGCGGAGGATTGCGCGAAGCGCCTCGAGACAGCGCCGCTCTATCTCCACGGCGGATACGATGAAGACGGCGACGTCATCCCGGTCGAGAATCTCGAGCCGCACGACGATATGGAGGACGCCGTTCGGGCGATCGAGGCCAACGAGACGGCCGTCAGCATTCTGGTGGCGCAGCGCCGGACCCGCATCGGTGGCCGCCCGATCCCGGAGGTGATCCTCGCGGTGGCGCGATTGGAGGAGGATCCAATCGAAGATCCGGTGAACAATCCGCTCTGGGGCTCGGACACGGATTGATATCCAGAGCAGAGGCGGCTCACGCCGCCTCTGCTCTTTGCCGTGTCCGAAGCGCCGCCGCCCGGATCGACCGGGCGCCCCGTCGCGAGGCCAACCCTCGCGCACCCGGCGGGCTCTGCGGGCTGCGGACACGGCGCCTGGCCGGCGCCGTGGCTTTCCTCTCTCTCTGACGGCCCATTGTGCACCCGCCGCTCCGGCGTCAAGGACATCGCGGTTCCCCCAATTTTCCGCCGCCGCCCGGGAGGCGCCGCCGCAAAATCGGCTCCCCCGCTCGCCGCCGCAGGCGGTCGCTTCGCGATCCCTGACGCCTCGCGGCTACGGTGCGGCCGCCTTTCGTCAGAACGAAAGGAGACCTCTCATGTCCGACATCGACTATCTCTCGCTGTTCACGCGCCTGAACGGCTTTAGGCTCATCGCAAGAATCAATCGTGTCGCCTGCGACAACGATCTCGCGCGTTGCGCACACGACCGGCTCGTCGCCAAGCTCGGCGAGCTGATCGAGCTGATGACGCGCGCAGTAGGAGCGAAGCGGTGCCTGCAAGAGGGCGCTGATCCCGCGCGCGTCGAGCAGGCCTCGGAAGACCTCTACTGGATCGAGGCGGAGTTCGAGCACCGCTGGATCTCGCAGTCGCAGCCGCTTCTCGATCATCTCGACATCGATCTGGCGACGCAGGAGATTTTCGATCCCCGCACGAAGCG
The sequence above is a segment of the Ancylobacter polymorphus genome. Coding sequences within it:
- a CDS encoding ArdC family protein, with product MKRKESRPRTDIYAQITEKLVAALEKGVRPWVQPWSAGNVKGRVTRPLRHNGEPYTGMNVLLLWSESMARGFASPVWMTFRQASELGAHVRKGESGATVVYASRFKRTETDARGDEVEREIPFLKAYTVFNCDQIEGLPQHYYARPIEPVPDPVERIGHADRFFGNTGAVIRHGGAKAFFAPSTDHVQMPPFESFRDAASYYAVLGHECVHWAGASHRLNRDLSRYHQDRSERAREELIADIGASFLCADLGLVPELEPRADHASYVASWLKVLQDDRRAIFAAAAHAQRAVAYLHGLQPRAESERKAA
- a CDS encoding thermonuclease family protein, whose amino-acid sequence is MTGLVAKGAVVATLVLAVLHWASRGDAEPRPRPVSGPVGDTVTASFTFCGSARRFNCVVDGDTFWLGRQKIRIADIDAPELTPPRCEYEREVGEAAKHRLRALLNAGPFALRAGVRDEDPFGRKLRMVMRAGRSIGERMVAERLVRRWDGNRRSWCD
- a CDS encoding WGR domain-containing protein → MTQKGSRPVHLRRIDPTQNMRRFYMLAIQPTLFGGASVVRNWGRIGSNGQAMMQTFDGPDEAGDALSRLERSKRRRGYRDAD
- a CDS encoding DUF736 domain-containing protein gives rise to the protein MEPKAIQPRFLNNSDRHRRTKPALGAAWQRATDEGRDYLSVKLDDPSFREPLYATLVEVEGEEGLQLIWSRPRRD